The Pseudochaenichthys georgianus chromosome 23, fPseGeo1.2, whole genome shotgun sequence sequence AggccaaaagggcacaggttgacaAATAACCAAACAAAGGGAGGACTCTAAAAAGTGAGCCTGTTTACATACACAAAAATAGATAATAACGGAACTAAATAGAAACTAAAACCCTCACTATAAAAGTGGTACAGACTAACACAGGgaatatatacaaaacacacagctaCAGATGTCAcgcttcatttcagacagtTTGAAACGCGAGAGCCGTGATTGGTACGTGATCTGCCCTCACTCAAGGGAAAACCTCCAGCTTgacttgagacctcccccgtgaTAAATAAATGCAATTATTATGAAGCCATctgcaatggatcattgatccaccagggggtgcagtggggttccgcactggagctcatgtgaaataaagtcaGATACAGTACGCTGGATGTACAGTGGaactttgttaagatccatatgtcacggatatcatactctgtgctaaataagagacatgtaatcatctacaaaacatcaccatgttgttatttaacaaaataatgttatttAGTCGAAAAAAACGAACGGGAGGAAATGCAGCCCGGCtctcgatttttaatcctaatttaatcatcatcttcaccacgatcatttatgtttatgttcgccgaattgacatgaaatcaatgacaaatataaatatactgtatccaacttcattaaaacgttattaacgtgcctaaactcagtaattcactaaaaatatttatattttaatggtgCCTCGTCGGCAGATCAGGATCAGCATGAAgggtgttattttccccataaggaaCAAGTCGCTGcaaattatcccgcttattaaatggccacattctcaacaaagtaacgacatgactcccaatattaattgaaatgcttttatggatttagaaaatgtctttattgatttaaaaaatagttgtatgtattgatttaaattgacatgcatccgctaagaaaaatagttcgttgttaccgttttttaaacagtctgaaTGAGGCAGCTCTCAGCTGTGTATTTACACAACTAATGGCCCATCAACCAcagctctctccccccctcccccctgatCTTTCTTCTCCAGCAGCTAAATTAACTGTAGGTTACTCTGAGTGACAAGCTTACAGTTAGACACAACACTGTCATTGCAAGTGACCCTCAGTTAGTTGACTTTTATGTTCAACTGCTAAATTCGTTTCTGATAAAAAAGGGCTTCTACTGTACCTAATtaccttaacactagaaccgccagaggttttTGTATAGGCCTACCTAAAACCGCCAAATCCCGCTATTAGAATGcaatttttaacaacatagggtgctacataacacactttcaggaaaagtcacggactgggagactttaatattttattgaaaaaaagttacattgcacacacacaacacacatcacacatcacacaaattgacccgattggcggttctagtgttaaataaactcactaatgaattaaaccagttcaatatgcattattcttattcttaaaaTCAGatctgttttttaaatgaaatctgacTGCAGGCAGTTAGCTCTGATCACCTATGATAAATGTGCCACACCTAATCGCTGGCCATTCAGCCACAGAGCTCCATATACAAATCAAACTGTAGACGGTGTGAAAGCAcctattgttttaaataatggtcgGAATGTGACCTGTGAGCCTTCTGAATTACCTTGGGACAGCACATTCTAAACTAAAATGTTCAATCAATAAAGtaacatcttatcttattttatcttaataatatcttcatattaataataataataaatcatacagtatgtgtccaaaagggagcaggaggaaacaaacacaaaaatatacaaaaaatatactgcatCTTAAAGCAAACGATTGTAAAGATAAAAGTATgagcataacaaataaagaagtgtaatgtaaacatttacattattattatgattatttaatatataaagactatatattattgaattacaagaTTAGATATGCTTtagttgatctaaaatattgatgtgttcaaatgctcttcaaaacacaactgcaagtccatgaaacttgtctttctgtatttgtgaatgaagcgccatctgcTGGTTAAAACCTGAAATTGAAAATCTGGCAACGCCCTCTTGGAAAATAGTGGGAGGGCTTAACATTCCTCGATACTGGTCTTAGGCAAGTCGTAGGCAGGAAGCTGTAAGCTGGAGTCTGAAatgaggtgctacatctgtaaactaaaggcaacagtcacaaaaCCTAAGCTACTCTAAACACTATGTAAACTACTCTAAcctctaactaagctactctagGCACTACTAACACACAATATCACACTACCAGACACAGACCACACAAGTTAACCACAGAACGAAAAGCAagtagcgagaggcgtctgttcaCTCAACAGACCCCTCCAGAGTGATGATTGTCCCCAGCTTTGTAGTCGTCTCCagtgcgctgcgattggagaacgtcgggcccggcgtgctccaatcagtgtcctcggaagtggaccaggagaTGACAGCCAATCACGTTggggcaaccacacagctcatttacattatcacacacacagctgcagacAATCCCAGACAGGTTACCGAGCAGGCAGAAACAGCAGCCGTAATagaggggcacaataaatgcaggacgaaaaaggcaaagacagtatgaagtaattgcacataagaaaacaatgcgatacagttattggttttgtttcagtacacatatttACTTCAGATACTCATGGTTACAGTTTTCacgctctaatgggtccgactagaatgacAAATAACGTTAGAATCTGTATTCCGTCAGCCAAGAAATTGTTTAATCATAAACTTTTCATTTTCAGGGGGGTCCGAAGTCAGttggccccccctagaaccgccactggttcCTAGCTTTCAAAAAAATTACTGAGgcatttataaatgtttacattgaTTTATATCATAGGAACTAATGAGATAGGGAAGGAAAGAAACTAGTGAAACATTGTTAATTTTGGTTTTCGATTATAAGTAACCTCacctcttgttgtgttttttctgtGCAGACTCCCTTCACCCTCACCCTCAGGATCTGGGACATCTACATTTTGGAGGGAGAGAGGGTGCTACCCACCATGTCCTACACCATCCTCAAACTGCACAAGAGTGAGCTGACGGCACAGTGCTAGCATCTGCTGTCCACCACTCAAACACTATAAATGTCTAACTGTGTGTATGTTTTCTACAGAGCACCTGTTGAAGCTGTCCATGGAGGAGCTGGTGGAGTTTCTGCAGGTGACTTTGTCCAAAAATTTCTTCTTCGAGGACGACTTTGTGGTGGATCAGCTGCAGGCGTCCATGACGGAGCTGAGGAAGACCAAGATGGAGCTGCCTGCCCCAGGTACTGCTGCAGCACGAGGGCCAGAGGCAAACAGCTGTAATACCAGAAGGGACATTTATCAAGTCGACTCTGAGTCTGAAACCAGAGGCAACTTCAAACTCATACTCTGCTATTTCAGTATTTTACTACAAGTCTGATCTAAAGTAGTatgccatttttattttatttcatgcgtcactataggcaaggcaagtttatttatatagcacctttcaacacaaggcaatttaaAGTGCTttgcaaaaatgaaagacattaagaaacatattataaaatggcatttaaaaacacagataataaaacatgaataacaaaaggtacatgaataaaagttaaagtgcagtgTGAGCTGAAATGTTTAGGTCTCACTCAATCATTGCTAACTTTTTAGCAGAAATAGTTGTCTTTGACCTCactttctttctactttctttTTTAACTTATCCTTTAGTTATTTCAAGTGTTTCATGTTAAACGAACGAACCCCCCTTTGAAAAATGTTAATCTGCAACCCACTATTCTGAAAAATTCTACGGATCCTGGACATATTTGTTTAGCATATCAAACTAATTTGCTCCCAGACATGTGGCTTGCTAGTTTTGGACTATAGGATATAATGTGAACTTATACAATTGTCTTGTGGTTTTTAGTATCCTTAATACTGATAAAGAACAACCTCTTCTTTCAATTCACAATTGCGCTAAAAGTAAACATTTGATCAATTTACCtgtattattgaaatgtatattgAATCtttttgtgatttgaaaactatTTAAAGTCATCACCTTGGGCTTTTTTAAACCACTTTCTAGAATTTTCCTAAATCAGCAATTAGTTTAAATCATTTataaaataacaaataatatTAAAACCATAGGCAAAACATTGTagtacacaaataaataatcaaATTTAAAAATAGCTTCACAAAATCAGCATTCAAAAGCTGCAATTACGATTGGACTAATCAGCTGATCCTTTTTTGATTAATCGAGTGGTTTATAAAATGAAAATAGCCAAGACAAAAAATGTTTGTGCAAGTTAATATCTTTAAATATCTTGTTGTTTGTCCAACACCAAAATATATTCACTTTAATATGATATTAAACTGAGAAAAAAGGGATTTATCCATATTTGAAAGTCTGAAAAACACAATTTTCTTCAATTTTTGCATAAGAAAATTACTTTGGGTACACCCGTGTACAAATAGCATTTGCCTTATATTCATGTTGATCTATAAGTCGACTTATCATTGCAGCTCTACAGTCCTTACTGGAAAAAATGCACCAGTCGAACACTACAATGAAACAAATGCCCCTTTTTGGTATCATGGCTTTTACTTGTGTCTTCCTGCTGTCCTTTAGCtcgtagcattagcattattagcggTGTCTGTTTTTCTAATCTTGCTCTTCTCAATAATCtgcttctctccctctcctttcaAACGATGTTAGCCAACAACAGCAAAAGTGTGGCCGTGAGTGGGGGCCACATCCCCTCCTACAACAGTAACCGGTGGGCTATCCTGACTGGTGTTCCCCTCTCCATGTCTCTGTCCATCTGTCCCTCAGTCAGTCCTGTCTGTCTTATGTCTGTCCAGCAGCACTCAGGGTTTGCCCTCACAaaatactgtttttttttttttatcccccCACattataatatttacaaataagTTGCTTCGGTCCTGCAGTGTCTGGCTCTCCtcttgtttcttttttttaccttttACTGCCTTTTTTTGTCAATAAAGGACTTTGAGGAGACATCATGTCCTCTGGTGGCTGACTAATTGATTGTTAGTGCCATTTATTACGTTGAGCTTTTGAGATAAAATAATTATATTTCAATTATAGTTTAAGTAtgtttttgaaatatataatttaTAACTGTTAAGCTATTTATATAATCATCTAATGGGCACCTTTTTTGTTCACTGTTCTCTCAAGTCGTGAGGTTAATAATTTTAAATTGCTTTTCCAAATGATaaatttactgaaatgatcaccTCTCAAAATATATGTTTCGGGTCCTTCTGTGACGTTTTCCTGTTATTAGTCGCAGGTCAGTTAGTCCTTGTATAACAGCAGCAGAGACTTCACATTTTGTAAGATGTTTTAGTACTGCAGCTGAAAGAGGAACTTTCTTTTATAGCCCACACAGCTTCAACGGAAGCTTTCTGTTCCTTTCACTGCACGCTGACAAGATAATGagccactttccaaacactgGAGGCTTTTGTTTAACTTCTGTTTAAACAGTGCTACCACATTTGCTGGTGTGCAGGAGGGatgattttttacatttttgtatctgAATGGGCTGAACTGGGACAAATGCCAGTGGTTTTATGGTCTCCTCTTTCCCTAACCACATCACCACAGCAGTATAATTGACTCTGTGTGGATGAATCTTTGATGTAGAGTGGCAGCGTACGCTTTCAGTTCAGGACATGTTATATTAAGAATGCAGCTATAGGTTTAAAACATTATTCGGAATTACATTTCTTGTTAGTCTGCCTTTTTCACAAAAATGTGCAGCATGTCTCAGTGGACTTGTGAACTTGACCTCATAAAAGGTTTTCAGAATTACATCTGCAAGATTTAGAGAAATGATGAAGAGTGGACAGGATGAAGGATTCCTGAAAGAAAACTGTATTACTCTAGCGCTAGAACAAACCCTTTGCAAAACTGCTCCTAACGTTGAAAAAGACCAGAAATTTGAACTTTTTTCACATACATTTATACAATTCTCATGAGGGTTAGGgacagaaaagaaaaagaaaggaagaaaaagaagaaaaaaagagagaaaaagtccGAAGCCAGTGGATAAATTCTTCATGGACAGACACATTTCACATTTTCAAGAAGTTTACTTCCTGGATCCCTCCTCTCTCAGCTGCTGTTGCCTGACTTCACACTTTGCCTCACAGCCCCAACAACACCATCACTGTGTCTATGTTCCTGTTAACTGTATTTTACTTAAAGCATTCGTATCAATGTCATTTCTTGTAACATGCACTGGATTTGCAATAGTAACTTTGGACAAGTCTAAGTGAAGACATATGTCTGTGGCTTTAATGCTCATTAGTCTCAGTAACTTGGTTCATAAATCAAGAATTATGTCTGCATGACCTTTTAAGTCTGGGGCTAGTACTGCAGCTAAGTACAGTTTAATGAAATGAAGTGAAAGTCATCATTTAACTCAATCGATTGTCACTTCCTTAATGAACCCTTTCAGCACGATGGGAAATAATTCATTTAGTTTTTTGTCCTTCGCTCTGCCTGTGGAAATTTGATTGTGTTTCTCCTTTATGTGTTACCTCTTTATGGCAGTGGTGTTGCATGAATCCATGTCCCTGTTGTGACTCACCACACCGTGTGTCAAACCatcatttgttttgtttctcgATGGCGCTCTAAtttgtttccttttttttttgtaatcttGCAGGTAAAGAAGATGAGTATCCCAAGAAGCCTTTAGGTCAGCTTCCTCCTGAGGTGGCCCCAGTGGTGGTGAACCACGTGGCTAACGGGCAAAGCCACACCAACCCTGCGGAGCCCCCCCAGGACCCGAGTCCGCTACCGGTCTGTCAGCAGGACAGTCGGCCCCCCAGCCGCTTACGCCGGGACTCGCTGGAGAAATCCATCCGCCATCACAAGGCTGAAAAAAGAGACGCTCGCTCAAGAGGGTCGGGGGAGATTCCCAATGATCAGCGGAAGCATTCCACTACACCTGAAAGGGGGGCCCCACCGCCCTCAGCCCCCGCCCCGACACCCCCGGTGGATCGAGGGAAGCCTCAGAGCCACGCCACCGCCAACCACAACTCCAACGCGGCCTCCAGCTCCCGCAAAGAGATCACCCCCCGCTGGTTCAAACCCTCAGACACAAAGCTGGAGGCGGTGAAAGCGGCAGCCGCGCGGGACGTCCACCAGAGCAGGGGGGCTTCACCGGCCCCCTCCAGCCCAGAGGACAGCGCCCTGGCCCCCCGCCGCCCGAACTCCAAGGGCTTCATCCCCGACACCAACCGCGGCTCCAATGCCTCGCAGTATGACAACGTGCCGGGGCTGTTGGAGCAGGATTTAGAGATCCTGGAGCTTGACAGACCCCCGTCCAGAATGAGGACCCCTCGCAGTGACACCCCCTTCAATGTGTCGTCCCTCCATCAGGGCAGCCCGAGCCTAGCCGGGAGCACGGTGTCTGTCGCCTCCGGGTCGAAAATGGCCAATCACCCTCCTGCGTTCACCAACAACAGTCCAGGGAGGGTGTACCCCGGCAGCCAGTACAGCACCCCCCCCCAGCAGCACTCCCCGGGCAGAACTACAACAGAAGTTCCCATCCTCCACCCTGCTTACAGCGTGAGCCGGGACCCCCGGGGAGAGGACCGACTCTACGCCCCTCCCTCCCGATTCACCCCGCTCTCCAGCGTGGTGTACGGGGATCGAGCGTACGCCACCACCCAGCGCCAGAACCCCTCCCCGGAGAAAACTCTCATGAACAACTGCTACACAACCTACCGCAGGGGGCCGCCGGGGAACCCCCGAAACGTGAGGCCCCCACCAGAGCACTCCCTGCAGCTGGAAACCCAGGGGAGGTCCACCCCGATCTACCTGCAGCAACTCACCTCCACCTCACAGGTGGACTACAGGTTTGAGCAACTTCATGAAGGCGGGGGGCATCGGCGGCCTGTAGACGGGGCCCTCCCATGGGCTCCAGATGATGAGCGGCCCCCTCATACCCCAGGTGGTGTGCCCCGCTCCCCCAGCTTCGAGCGAGCCCAAATGTCGCCCGTTCAGGAGTTCACTTTCCCCCCCAACCCAGAGCCCCTGCTCCACTACAGGACTCCACTCCAGGAGCCCGTCCTTCGCCAACAGCTCCCCCAGCTGTTCGGAGGGCCACACTACAGGCACGCACAGGAGGCGTTCGCCCTGCAGGAGTCCATGCTGCTGTGATAGACAAATGGCAAGACACTGTAAAAAAGAAAGAACTGAAGTGTAGTCAGACACTGTGGAAAGACGAGCTTTGCTCTCGACGCGTGACCTTCTGACTGTCACGCCGCGTTGTAATGATGCAGCACGCACCAGCCTCTGAAGTTTCTACTGATCACTTTAAAAACTGACTgaagattttattttatttttggatGTAAATCATTAACAAGAGGTGACAGTATATATCTTTTAGAGTCTGATATGTACAGTGGATGTTTTTGTTAATATGCTGAGTTGTTATCAGTAGCAGGGGGAAACTCTCCTGAAAAGGCAAAACTGATTTATTTTCcatctttatttttttatagttACTTCCAGATATTTACAAGAGAGATGGATCTACTCTATATGCTCGTGAAtgttatttttcaaaaagaagTAATAATACCGTGTCCCAAGATATAATTAAAGAGCACTGTGCAATTTGATTTCAAATTTGCAGCGGCTCTAATGTAGAAAGTGATGTTAATTTTGTAGTCATTCCTTCCCATTAACAgatgtgcaattcatttcttTTTCAAGCGTGAAGTACAGTTTGTTGGGTATCTCAGTGTACTTTTTGGTTAAGTTCTGACCCCAAATACAGAGCTCATTGTGAGggctaataatatatatatttagttttatatattttggtttGCTGGCTTTAAGCCCTCTGATTGGCTATGTAACTATAGGTCACATGTTTTTTCATTAATGTTCTATAGTTACCACATCTTGAGCACATGCAGCCAGAGATAGATGTGAAGGCGTTtcagttttattttgtttgtttttctcaacactgTCATATCACTACTGTTTAGCTGCTGTCAAATGGAGTCACctgacacacaccacacacacacacacacacacacacacacacacacacacacacacacactacatgtCACAAAGGTGAGAGGCACACATTTCAACATGTAATAAGTcacattattatgattattcatCTCTGGTTCATTTATACTCAAACAGTATTGCCCGTACTGTTCATTACATTCCCTAAGTTATCTTTGTATTTGTTAAACAACTAATTGCAAACCATTCTGATACTTTGCTTAATAAAATGAGGTGGGTTAAAATTAATCTTTGGCTCCTTTTTTTCCTCATGATGCCTTTTTCCTCTTACAGCGAAACTCTGCCTCCTAGTGGTGATAAGGATAGAGGCAAATAGGTAAGTATATACTATTACAAAGTAATAGTGTAAAGGGTATCAAAGGAATTAAAGCCTGTGTGAAGTCTCAATATGTTTCAATAGCTTCTTTGTCATGTGACCCAGTATTTGCAATCAATGTAAAAATGTTTTGCAACACGCGCAGGacaaatcattttttttaaaattacTTTTAATTATAAATGACTTTTTTACGACAAAGAGCTGGACAATGACTTTTTTTAGATTAgtctttttttctcattttgacaTGTTACGATTTTTTTACACACTATACTATGTCCTATTTCTCATAATTCCGACGTACTacactatgtagtttttttcagatttttccacATACTATACCGTGTCCTTTTTTCTGATATTTTCGACATACTATGTCCTTTTTTCTGATATTTTCGTTATTTTTAGATTTATTAATTTTGTAAGTGTATTCGTTGACGGGCAGGGAGCCAGTGTATTGAAGGACGGGGGTGATGAAATGGTCAACAAAACTTTAAAGTATTGTATGTAACAAAAATATCATAGTATTTAATATGAAACATGGTTATTTAGAGGGGTGTAGTCATAGGCACAGTAGAGTCCAACCTTTAACTGTCCGATCGTAAGGCTGTGTTTTTTTCCTTTCCTGATTGGGTATAAGTTACTCAAACTTATAAGGTATATAATGTACAGATAATTTTTTGGGAAAAATATATTGATTTTAGAAATACACTG is a genomic window containing:
- the usp6nl gene encoding USP6 N-terminal-like protein isoform X2, which translates into the protein MRTKVLTRSEDPLGGLKRASDQDASVKLAQERAEIVAKYDKGKEATVEPWEDTNFRLYKVIDRFGFVHENELPSYDSVEEKQKHMEVERTSKWLKMLKSWDKYKNSEKLGRRVYKGIPLQLRGQVWGLLLDVPNIKEEKKDFYEKLKARARGVSPDIRQIDLDVNRTYRDHIMFMHRYDVKQQALFHVLTAYSMYNTEVGYCQGMSQITALLLIYMNEEDAFWALVKLLSGPKHSMHGFFIPGFPKLMRFQEHHDRILKKMMPKLKQHLDTQEVLTSLYTMKWFFQCFLDRTPFTLTLRIWDIYILEGERVLPTMSYTILKLHKKHLLKLSMEELVEFLQVTLSKNFFFEDDFVVDQLQASMTELRKTKMELPAPGKEDEYPKKPLGQLPPEVAPVVVNHVANGQSHTNPAEPPQDPSPLPVCQQDSRPPSRLRRDSLEKSIRHHKAEKRDARSRGSGEIPNDQRKHSTTPERGAPPPSAPAPTPPVDRGKPQSHATANHNSNAASSSRKEITPRWFKPSDTKLEAVKAAAARDVHQSRGASPAPSSPEDSALAPRRPNSKGFIPDTNRGSNASQYDNVPGLLEQDLEILELDRPPSRMRTPRSDTPFNVSSLHQGSPSLAGSTVSVASGSKMANHPPAFTNNSPGRVYPGSQYSTPPQQHSPGRTTTEVPILHPAYSVSRDPRGEDRLYAPPSRFTPLSSVVYGDRAYATTQRQNPSPEKTLMNNCYTTYRRGPPGNPRNVRPPPEHSLQLETQGRSTPIYLQQLTSTSQVDYRFEQLHEGGGHRRPVDGALPWAPDDERPPHTPGGVPRSPSFERAQMSPVQEFTFPPNPEPLLHYRTPLQEPVLRQQLPQLFGGPHYRHAQEAFALQESMLL
- the usp6nl gene encoding USP6 N-terminal-like protein isoform X3, giving the protein MTSDQDASVKLAQERAEIVAKYDKGKEATVEPWEDTNFRLYKVIDRFGFVHENELPSYDSVEEKQKHMEVERTSKWLKMLKSWDKYKNSEKLGRRVYKGIPLQLRGQVWGLLLDVPNIKEEKKDFYEKLKARARGVSPDIRQIDLDVNRTYRDHIMFMHRYDVKQQALFHVLTAYSMYNTEVGYCQGMSQITALLLIYMNEEDAFWALVKLLSGPKHSMHGFFIPGFPKLMRFQEHHDRILKKMMPKLKQHLDTQEVLTSLYTMKWFFQCFLDRTPFTLTLRIWDIYILEGERVLPTMSYTILKLHKKHLLKLSMEELVEFLQVTLSKNFFFEDDFVVDQLQASMTELRKTKMELPAPGKEDEYPKKPLGQLPPEVAPVVVNHVANGQSHTNPAEPPQDPSPLPVCQQDSRPPSRLRRDSLEKSIRHHKAEKRDARSRGSGEIPNDQRKHSTTPERGAPPPSAPAPTPPVDRGKPQSHATANHNSNAASSSRKEITPRWFKPSDTKLEAVKAAAARDVHQSRGASPAPSSPEDSALAPRRPNSKGFIPDTNRGSNASQYDNVPGLLEQDLEILELDRPPSRMRTPRSDTPFNVSSLHQGSPSLAGSTVSVASGSKMANHPPAFTNNSPGRVYPGSQYSTPPQQHSPGRTTTEVPILHPAYSVSRDPRGEDRLYAPPSRFTPLSSVVYGDRAYATTQRQNPSPEKTLMNNCYTTYRRGPPGNPRNVRPPPEHSLQLETQGRSTPIYLQQLTSTSQVDYRFEQLHEGGGHRRPVDGALPWAPDDERPPHTPGGVPRSPSFERAQMSPVQEFTFPPNPEPLLHYRTPLQEPVLRQQLPQLFGGPHYRHAQEAFALQESMLL
- the usp6nl gene encoding USP6 N-terminal-like protein isoform X1 → MQVLQIVKELVSPSRRRAAARFGASDQDASVKLAQERAEIVAKYDKGKEATVEPWEDTNFRLYKVIDRFGFVHENELPSYDSVEEKQKHMEVERTSKWLKMLKSWDKYKNSEKLGRRVYKGIPLQLRGQVWGLLLDVPNIKEEKKDFYEKLKARARGVSPDIRQIDLDVNRTYRDHIMFMHRYDVKQQALFHVLTAYSMYNTEVGYCQGMSQITALLLIYMNEEDAFWALVKLLSGPKHSMHGFFIPGFPKLMRFQEHHDRILKKMMPKLKQHLDTQEVLTSLYTMKWFFQCFLDRTPFTLTLRIWDIYILEGERVLPTMSYTILKLHKKHLLKLSMEELVEFLQVTLSKNFFFEDDFVVDQLQASMTELRKTKMELPAPGKEDEYPKKPLGQLPPEVAPVVVNHVANGQSHTNPAEPPQDPSPLPVCQQDSRPPSRLRRDSLEKSIRHHKAEKRDARSRGSGEIPNDQRKHSTTPERGAPPPSAPAPTPPVDRGKPQSHATANHNSNAASSSRKEITPRWFKPSDTKLEAVKAAAARDVHQSRGASPAPSSPEDSALAPRRPNSKGFIPDTNRGSNASQYDNVPGLLEQDLEILELDRPPSRMRTPRSDTPFNVSSLHQGSPSLAGSTVSVASGSKMANHPPAFTNNSPGRVYPGSQYSTPPQQHSPGRTTTEVPILHPAYSVSRDPRGEDRLYAPPSRFTPLSSVVYGDRAYATTQRQNPSPEKTLMNNCYTTYRRGPPGNPRNVRPPPEHSLQLETQGRSTPIYLQQLTSTSQVDYRFEQLHEGGGHRRPVDGALPWAPDDERPPHTPGGVPRSPSFERAQMSPVQEFTFPPNPEPLLHYRTPLQEPVLRQQLPQLFGGPHYRHAQEAFALQESMLL